A genomic stretch from Pseudomonas sp. MUP55 includes:
- a CDS encoding polysaccharide biosynthesis/export family protein encodes MKRTLLVLAMMALAACNTPARIVAPDGKTVEDGKRALDQLAQLPPAVERIRIGDQLRIVRDAGEMPTLSAFNVSTIYELTLYTVQTDGKINYPFLGPIQVARRTPSEVANELSNKLAPVYREPRVTVNINQAPGNSIIVGGAVNNPSTVPIASANTLEQAIVGAGGVNPAGNASMVALLREDSQGTYRAYFLDFSQYLKTGPNGRKQVPLQRGDVVFVPKSNVGERIQGVDTYLNQLIPFTKSIGVGYNYTRTSGGSN; translated from the coding sequence ATGAAACGAACCCTGCTCGTCCTGGCCATGATGGCCCTGGCCGCCTGCAATACACCCGCACGCATCGTCGCGCCTGACGGCAAGACCGTCGAGGACGGCAAGCGCGCCCTCGACCAACTGGCCCAGCTACCGCCGGCGGTGGAACGCATCCGCATCGGCGATCAGTTGCGCATCGTGCGCGATGCCGGGGAAATGCCGACACTGTCGGCGTTCAACGTCAGCACGATCTATGAGCTGACGCTGTACACGGTGCAAACCGACGGCAAGATCAACTACCCGTTCCTGGGCCCGATCCAGGTAGCCCGACGCACGCCGAGCGAAGTGGCGAACGAGCTGAGCAACAAGCTCGCGCCGGTGTATCGCGAGCCGCGGGTGACGGTGAACATCAACCAGGCGCCGGGCAATTCGATCATCGTCGGCGGCGCGGTGAACAACCCGTCCACGGTGCCGATCGCCTCGGCCAACACCCTGGAGCAAGCCATTGTCGGCGCCGGCGGGGTCAACCCGGCGGGCAACGCCAGCATGGTTGCGCTGCTGCGCGAGGATAGCCAGGGCACTTATCGCGCCTACTTCCTGGACTTCAGCCAATACCTCAAGACCGGTCCCAACGGGCGCAAACAAGTGCCTCTGCAACGCGGTGACGTGGTGTTCGTGCCCAAATCCAATGTGGGCGAGCGCATCCAGGGCGTGGATACCTACCTGAACCAACTGATCCCATTCACCAAGTCGATCGGGGTTGGCTACAACTACACCCGAACCAGCGGCGGCAGTAACTAA
- a CDS encoding glycosyltransferase family 2 protein → MRTSLIIPTRNASSHLARLLPALKMQTLQPDEMLVVDSASSDDTVARFRDYGARVEVIDARTFNHGGTRRWASEQVSGDALIVMTQDAIPATPETFANLIAELQQDPLNGVAYGRQLPHPDAGVLGAQSRHFNYPAQSRSKRLADAPELGIKTCFSSDSFSAYRRSALHAVGGFPADVIGSEDAYVAARMLIEGYTVRYAASAQVYHSHDYRLMDEFHRYFDIGVFYGREPWIRQAFGDAGGEGKRYVLAELAALRAAGALHRVPEVLVRSAFKLLGYRLGHQERRLPLALKRRISMFPGYWR, encoded by the coding sequence ATGCGCACCTCACTGATCATTCCGACGCGCAATGCATCCAGCCATCTGGCGCGGCTGCTGCCTGCGCTGAAGATGCAAACCCTGCAACCGGACGAGATGCTGGTGGTCGACAGCGCGTCCAGCGATGACACCGTGGCGCGCTTTCGCGACTACGGCGCACGGGTCGAGGTGATCGACGCCCGCACCTTCAACCACGGCGGCACGCGGCGCTGGGCCAGTGAACAGGTGAGCGGCGATGCCCTGATCGTGATGACCCAGGACGCCATTCCCGCCACCCCCGAGACCTTCGCCAACCTGATCGCCGAATTGCAGCAGGATCCGCTCAATGGCGTGGCCTATGGCCGTCAGCTGCCGCACCCGGATGCCGGTGTGCTGGGCGCACAGTCCCGACACTTCAATTACCCGGCCCAAAGCCGCAGCAAGCGCCTGGCCGATGCGCCGGAACTGGGGATCAAGACCTGTTTCAGCTCCGACTCGTTTTCCGCCTACCGGCGCAGCGCCCTGCACGCCGTGGGTGGCTTTCCCGCCGACGTGATCGGCAGCGAAGACGCTTACGTCGCGGCACGCATGCTGATCGAAGGCTACACCGTGCGCTACGCCGCCTCCGCGCAGGTGTACCACTCCCACGATTACCGGCTCATGGATGAGTTTCACCGTTACTTCGACATTGGCGTGTTCTACGGTCGCGAACCGTGGATACGCCAGGCCTTTGGCGATGCCGGCGGTGAAGGTAAACGCTATGTACTGGCTGAACTCGCGGCGTTGCGCGCAGCCGGTGCATTGCACCGCGTACCCGAAGTACTGGTGCGCAGCGCGTTCAAGTTGCTCGGCTATCGGCTGGGCCATCAGGAACGTCGGCTACCCCTCGCCCTCAAGCGGCGCATCAGCATGTTCCCCGGTTATTGGAGGTGA
- a CDS encoding mannose-1-phosphate guanylyltransferase/mannose-6-phosphate isomerase has translation MNTLNGLIPCIISGGSGTRLWPVSRQNMPKPFMRMRDGQSLLQKTFQRAARLPGVENVLTVTNRDLLFRTLDDYRGVNKAHLPLDLLLEPFGRNTAAAIAVAALHVQEHFGGDAQLLVMPADHLVLNETAFADAVAQARDLAEAGYLVTFGIQPDHPETGFGYIEKGEALRLGNRVKRFVEKPDLATAQAYLDGGKHLWNAGMFCFKASTLVDELGTHAPDVLIAARAALEHSQLLQNKTSRQRELDSDAFGSAPDISIDVALMEKSSQVAVVPCDIGWSDIGSWEALRQLTPSDAQGNQVNGEAILHDVHNCYIDSPKRVLGAVGVRDLIIVDTPDALLIADAHRSQDVRYIVAELKRQNHPAFSLHRTVTRPWGTYTVLEESSRFKIKRIVVKPQASLSLQMHHHRSEHWVVVSGAAQITNGEREFLINANESTYIPAGHKHRLTNPGIIDLVMIEVQSGEYLGEDDIVRFDDIYGRAPAEVKK, from the coding sequence ATGAATACCCTCAACGGATTAATTCCCTGCATCATTTCCGGTGGTTCGGGCACACGCTTGTGGCCGGTATCGCGGCAGAACATGCCCAAGCCGTTCATGCGCATGCGCGACGGCCAGAGCCTGCTGCAGAAAACCTTTCAGCGCGCCGCCCGCCTGCCTGGTGTAGAGAACGTACTCACGGTGACCAACCGCGACCTGCTGTTTCGCACCCTGGATGACTACCGTGGGGTCAACAAGGCCCACCTGCCCCTGGATCTGCTGCTTGAGCCCTTCGGGCGCAACACCGCAGCGGCGATTGCCGTGGCGGCGCTGCATGTGCAGGAGCATTTCGGTGGCGACGCGCAGCTGCTGGTGATGCCCGCCGACCACCTGGTGCTCAATGAAACCGCATTTGCCGACGCCGTCGCGCAGGCCCGCGACCTGGCCGAAGCGGGCTACCTGGTGACTTTCGGCATTCAGCCCGACCACCCGGAGACCGGTTTTGGCTATATCGAAAAAGGCGAAGCGCTGCGCCTGGGCAACCGCGTCAAACGCTTTGTCGAAAAGCCCGACCTGGCCACCGCGCAAGCCTACCTCGACGGCGGCAAACACCTGTGGAACGCGGGCATGTTCTGCTTCAAGGCCAGCACACTGGTGGATGAACTGGGCACCCATGCGCCCGACGTGCTGATCGCTGCACGTGCGGCCCTTGAACACAGCCAGCTCCTGCAGAACAAAACCTCGCGCCAGCGCGAACTGGACAGTGACGCATTCGGCAGCGCGCCGGACATTTCCATTGACGTGGCGCTGATGGAGAAATCCAGCCAAGTGGCCGTGGTGCCGTGCGACATCGGCTGGAGCGATATCGGTTCCTGGGAAGCCCTGCGCCAGCTCACGCCCAGCGATGCCCAGGGCAACCAGGTCAATGGCGAAGCGATTTTGCATGACGTGCACAACTGCTACATCGACTCGCCCAAGCGCGTACTCGGTGCCGTCGGCGTGCGTGACCTGATCATTGTCGACACGCCCGACGCGCTGCTGATCGCCGACGCGCACCGCAGCCAGGACGTGCGCTACATCGTGGCCGAACTCAAGCGCCAGAACCATCCGGCCTTCAGCCTGCACCGAACCGTCACCCGGCCGTGGGGCACCTACACCGTGCTGGAGGAAAGCAGCCGCTTCAAGATCAAGCGCATCGTGGTCAAGCCCCAGGCGTCGCTGTCGCTGCAAATGCACCATCACCGCAGCGAACATTGGGTGGTGGTCAGCGGCGCGGCGCAGATCACCAACGGCGAGCGCGAATTCCTGATCAACGCCAACGAATCCACCTATATACCGGCCGGGCACAAACACCGCCTGACCAACCCCGGCATCATCGACCTGGTGATGATCGAGGTGCAGAGCGGCGAGTACCTGGGCGAAGACGATATCGTGCGTTTCGATGACATCTATGGGCGTGCGCCTGCCGAAGTGAAGAAGTGA
- a CDS encoding undecaprenyl-phosphate glucose phosphotransferase has protein sequence MREKSSVVSLFLTRAGFVEFFVVFVKLVHGLTAILPPLVLAIFLDPMDPEMRSHFLGLLLFFAVLTVILFQALGIYSEELFSNRLRLRANIVAWSSAFCILLFMYQILQVFPQLNPRNLVVWYFASLGLFCLERLVMLRLYRNLMRKGKFLQRTVILGFTDTAVHVADHLQRNGDIRSGLIGFIDDRTERIPKELSSLPLLGNTRDLEKLIRAEQVNQVMICLPWAAEQRIHGLVNRLRQMSVNVMLVPDMAALRYGHSRITDVGGILMFNTSQLPLRGWSPFIKRCEDLLLASITLVVLSPVMLLTAIAIKLDSKGPVLFRQNRYGYNDNEIRVFKFRSMFTDQSDFTAERQTTREDPRITRVGRIIRKTSIDELPQLFNVLQGNMSMVGPRPHATATKAAGVPFEVAVSEYSSRHRVKPGITGWAQINGYRGETDTLFKIQKRVEYDLEYISKWSVWFDLYIVFMTVPAVLSTKEVY, from the coding sequence ATGCGCGAGAAGTCATCAGTTGTCAGTTTGTTTCTGACCAGGGCCGGCTTTGTTGAGTTTTTTGTTGTTTTTGTCAAGTTGGTCCATGGACTGACCGCCATTTTGCCACCGCTGGTCCTGGCGATTTTCCTCGACCCGATGGACCCTGAGATGCGCTCGCACTTTCTGGGGCTGCTGCTGTTTTTCGCGGTCTTGACGGTTATTCTGTTCCAGGCCCTGGGCATCTATTCCGAAGAGCTGTTCAGCAACCGCTTGCGCCTGCGCGCCAATATCGTGGCCTGGTCGTCGGCGTTCTGCATCCTGCTGTTCATGTACCAGATCCTGCAGGTGTTCCCGCAGTTGAACCCGCGCAATCTGGTGGTGTGGTACTTCGCCAGCCTTGGGCTGTTCTGCCTTGAACGCCTGGTGATGCTGCGCCTGTACCGCAACCTGATGCGCAAGGGCAAATTCCTGCAACGCACAGTGATCCTGGGTTTCACCGACACGGCCGTGCACGTCGCCGACCACCTGCAACGCAATGGCGATATACGCTCCGGTCTCATTGGCTTCATCGACGACCGCACCGAACGCATTCCCAAGGAACTGAGCAGCCTGCCCTTGCTGGGCAATACCCGTGACCTGGAAAAGCTGATCCGCGCCGAGCAGGTCAACCAAGTGATGATCTGCCTGCCCTGGGCCGCCGAGCAGCGCATCCACGGGTTGGTCAATCGCCTGCGGCAGATGTCGGTGAACGTGATGCTGGTGCCGGACATGGCCGCCCTGCGCTACGGCCACAGCCGCATCACCGATGTGGGCGGCATCCTGATGTTCAACACCTCGCAGTTACCGCTGCGCGGCTGGTCGCCCTTTATCAAACGCTGCGAAGACCTGCTGCTGGCCAGCATCACGCTGGTGGTGCTGTCGCCGGTGATGCTGTTGACGGCCATCGCCATCAAGCTCGACTCCAAAGGCCCGGTGCTGTTTCGCCAGAACCGCTATGGCTACAACGACAATGAAATCCGCGTGTTCAAGTTCCGTTCGATGTTCACCGACCAGAGCGACTTTACCGCCGAGCGCCAGACCACCCGCGAGGACCCGCGCATCACCCGCGTCGGGCGCATCATCCGCAAAACCAGCATCGACGAGCTGCCGCAGTTGTTCAACGTCCTGCAGGGCAACATGTCCATGGTCGGCCCACGCCCCCACGCCACGGCAACCAAGGCGGCGGGCGTTCCTTTCGAAGTGGCGGTCAGCGAATACAGCTCTCGGCACCGGGTCAAGCCAGGCATCACCGGCTGGGCGCAAATCAACGGCTACCGGGGCGAAACCGACACCCTGTTCAAAATCCAGAAACGCGTCGAGTACGACCTGGAGTACATCTCCAAATGGTCGGTGTGGTTTGACTTGTACATCGTTTTCATGACGGTCCCGGCCGTCCTTTCCACCAAGGAAGTCTATTGA
- the inhA gene encoding isonitrile hydratase produces the protein MTLHIGFVLFPGIQQLDLTGPYDVLGSLPDVKLHLVWQDLAPVTSSTGLVFTPTITYADCPNLDVLCVPGGAGVGALMEDPATLDFLRDQAQTVRYMTSVCTGSLVLGAAGLLRGRKATTHWAYHDLLAPLGAIPVQARVVRDGNLFTGGGITAGIDFALTLAAELYSEAAAQLVQLQIEYAPAPPFDAGRPQTAPAHVLAEANKRTAQSRKVRGEITARAAARLG, from the coding sequence ATGACCTTGCATATCGGCTTTGTGCTATTTCCCGGCATCCAGCAACTGGACCTTACCGGCCCCTATGACGTGCTCGGTTCACTGCCGGACGTGAAGCTGCACCTGGTGTGGCAGGACCTGGCGCCGGTCACCTCCAGCACCGGCCTGGTGTTCACGCCCACCATCACCTATGCCGACTGCCCGAACCTGGATGTGCTGTGCGTGCCCGGTGGTGCCGGTGTCGGCGCGTTGATGGAGGACCCGGCCACGCTGGACTTTCTCCGGGACCAGGCGCAAACCGTGCGCTACATGACCTCGGTGTGCACCGGTTCGCTGGTGTTGGGCGCGGCGGGTTTGCTGCGCGGTCGTAAGGCCACCACGCACTGGGCCTACCACGACCTGCTCGCGCCATTGGGCGCGATCCCGGTGCAAGCGCGTGTGGTGCGCGACGGCAACCTGTTTACCGGCGGCGGCATCACGGCGGGGATCGACTTTGCGCTGACCCTGGCAGCGGAGTTGTACAGCGAAGCGGCGGCGCAACTGGTGCAGTTGCAAATCGAATATGCACCGGCGCCGCCCTTTGATGCGGGCCGGCCACAAACGGCACCGGCGCATGTGCTGGCCGAAGCCAACAAACGCACGGCGCAATCGCGCAAGGTGCGTGGCGAGATCACCGCACGGGCAGCGGCCCGATTGGGTTGA
- a CDS encoding GlxA family transcriptional regulator has product MPRIVHVLAFDNAQVLDVTGPLQVFASANDLARQRGLPLPYAVNVIADQARPVMTSAGLALVADPLPAVEQPCDTLVIAGGWGVYDAAQAPALVHWVREKSRHSRRMASVCTGAFLLAASGLLDGCRVVTHWTRCEELARRFPALTVESNPIFIQQGALWTSAGVTAGIDLCLALVEEDLGRAVALEVARHLVVFLKRPGGQSQFSVTLSLQKSDSRFAELHAWIAENLSLDLSISTLAAQAGMSERSFVRHYRAETGQTPARAVELIRVESARRQLADSTTPIKRIAVHCGFGCEETLRRSFLRALSVTPQAYRERFSPA; this is encoded by the coding sequence ATGCCCAGAATCGTTCATGTTCTCGCTTTCGATAATGCCCAGGTGCTCGACGTCACCGGGCCGCTGCAGGTGTTCGCTTCGGCCAATGACCTGGCCCGCCAGCGCGGTTTGCCCTTGCCCTATGCGGTGAATGTGATCGCTGACCAGGCCAGACCGGTGATGACGTCTGCGGGGCTGGCGCTGGTGGCCGACCCGCTGCCCGCGGTCGAGCAGCCGTGCGACACCCTGGTAATCGCGGGCGGCTGGGGTGTCTACGATGCCGCCCAAGCCCCGGCGCTGGTGCATTGGGTGCGGGAAAAGTCGCGGCACAGCCGGCGCATGGCCTCGGTGTGTACCGGCGCTTTTCTGCTGGCCGCCAGTGGCCTGCTCGACGGTTGCCGCGTGGTCACGCACTGGACGCGCTGTGAAGAACTGGCGCGCCGGTTCCCCGCCTTGACGGTGGAGTCCAACCCGATCTTTATCCAGCAAGGCGCGCTGTGGACCTCGGCCGGTGTGACGGCCGGAATCGACCTGTGCCTGGCCCTGGTGGAGGAGGACCTGGGACGCGCCGTCGCCCTGGAAGTTGCGCGGCACCTGGTTGTGTTTCTCAAGCGTCCCGGCGGGCAGTCGCAGTTCAGCGTGACCTTGTCCCTGCAAAAGAGCGACAGCCGCTTTGCAGAACTACACGCCTGGATCGCCGAGAACCTGTCGCTGGATCTGAGTATCTCCACCCTGGCCGCCCAGGCGGGCATGAGCGAGCGCAGCTTTGTGCGCCACTACCGTGCCGAAACCGGTCAGACCCCGGCGCGGGCCGTGGAGTTGATTCGGGTTGAAAGCGCACGCCGGCAACTGGCAGACAGCACAACCCCGATCAAGCGCATCGCCGTGCACTGCGGCTTTGGCTGCGAAGAAACCTTGCGCCGCAGTTTCCTGCGGGCCCTGTCGGTGACGCCTCAGGCCTATCGCGAGCGGTTTTCACCGGCCTAG
- a CDS encoding alpha/beta hydrolase: MTALAPLLYVRTSLLDIAYETHGPVEGAPVILLHGFPYDPRAYDEIAPVLAEHGYRVLVPYLRGYGPTRFINEQVMRSGQQAALGKDLLDFMDGLSIPCATLAGYDWGGRAACIVAALWPERVRGLVTADGYNIQDIAQSLKPRAPVTEHRLWYQYYFHTQRGVDGLTANRRELCELLWSLWSPTWDRGPDLYGQTAPSFDNPDFVEVVIHSYRHRFMYAPGDPALEFIEHALALQPPIGVPSISLCGADDGVGPPPEEDDDVDHFSAFYRRQVLPGVGHNIPQEAPQATLAALLELLGR, encoded by the coding sequence CACCTCCCTGCTCGATATCGCCTACGAAACCCACGGCCCGGTCGAGGGGGCGCCGGTGATTCTGCTGCACGGCTTTCCCTACGACCCGCGTGCGTACGATGAAATCGCTCCGGTCCTGGCCGAGCACGGCTACCGCGTACTGGTGCCGTACCTGCGCGGTTATGGCCCGACGCGGTTTATCAACGAGCAGGTCATGCGTTCCGGTCAGCAGGCCGCGCTGGGCAAGGACTTGCTGGACTTCATGGATGGGCTGTCGATCCCCTGCGCCACGCTGGCCGGTTATGACTGGGGCGGGCGCGCCGCGTGCATCGTGGCGGCGCTGTGGCCGGAACGGGTGCGCGGGCTGGTGACCGCAGACGGCTACAACATCCAGGACATCGCCCAGTCGCTCAAGCCGCGGGCGCCTGTGACAGAGCACCGCTTGTGGTACCAGTATTACTTTCACACCCAGCGCGGCGTGGATGGCTTGACCGCCAATCGGCGGGAGCTGTGCGAGCTGTTGTGGTCGCTGTGGTCACCGACCTGGGATCGTGGGCCGGACCTCTACGGGCAAACCGCGCCATCGTTCGATAACCCGGATTTTGTCGAGGTGGTGATTCACTCCTACCGCCATCGCTTCATGTATGCGCCGGGGGATCCCGCGCTGGAATTCATCGAGCACGCCTTGGCGCTGCAACCACCGATTGGCGTGCCGAGCATTTCGCTGTGCGGGGCCGATGACGGCGTGGGGCCGCCACCGGAAGAGGACGACGATGTCGACCACTTCAGCGCTTTTTATCGACGCCAGGTGCTACCCGGCGTTGGCCACAATATTCCTCAGGAAGCGCCGCAAGCCACCCTCGCCGCGCTGCTGGAATTGCTAGGCCGGTGA